Proteins encoded by one window of Streptomyces sp. LX-29:
- a CDS encoding DUF4429 domain-containing protein, translating to MAEIIQRDGTWAFDGESVRIVPGHDKGVNLARQSLGELAVPLEALAGISYEPGRKSGRLRLRLRDGSDPLLQATGGKLPDAANPYQLTVQQDRSGVAEYFVDEVRNALLLEQVPGGPCDRYLLPGPSVPLSASAGDGTASFDGERIHLEWNWKTEESKRSSGARSFPVADVHAVEWLPAAGLEDGYLRFVMGRHAAKIPPKYDPYAIELYGFRKDMLMTLVAAAVTARMPHPAAPPEPAATALPSGEGERAGGTEDHDALLRRLRELGELRQSGVLTEEEFTAAKQAVLRRF from the coding sequence ATGGCGGAAATCATCCAGCGGGACGGGACCTGGGCGTTCGACGGCGAGAGCGTGCGCATCGTGCCCGGCCACGACAAGGGAGTGAACCTGGCGCGGCAGTCCCTGGGGGAGCTGGCGGTCCCGCTGGAGGCCCTCGCGGGCATCTCCTACGAGCCGGGCCGCAAGTCCGGCCGGCTGCGACTGCGGCTGCGGGACGGCTCCGACCCGCTGCTCCAGGCCACCGGCGGCAAGCTGCCGGACGCGGCCAATCCGTACCAGCTCACGGTGCAGCAGGACCGTTCCGGCGTCGCCGAGTACTTCGTCGACGAGGTGCGCAACGCGCTGCTGCTGGAGCAGGTCCCCGGTGGGCCCTGCGACCGCTATCTGCTGCCCGGCCCGTCGGTGCCGCTGTCGGCCTCGGCGGGCGACGGCACCGCCTCCTTCGACGGCGAGCGGATCCACCTGGAGTGGAACTGGAAGACCGAGGAGTCCAAGCGCTCGTCGGGGGCCCGGTCCTTCCCGGTCGCGGATGTGCACGCGGTGGAGTGGCTCCCGGCCGCCGGCCTGGAGGACGGCTATCTGCGGTTCGTCATGGGCCGGCACGCGGCCAAGATCCCACCGAAGTACGATCCGTACGCGATCGAGCTCTACGGCTTCCGCAAGGACATGCTGATGACGCTGGTCGCGGCCGCGGTCACGGCGCGGATGCCGCACCCGGCGGCGCCGCCCGAGCCGGCCGCGACGGCGCTTCCGTCCGGCGAAGGCGAGCGGGCCGGTGGCACGGAGGACCACGACGCGCTGCTGCGCCGACTGCGGGAGCTCGGTGAGCTGCGGCAGTCGGGCGTGCTGACCGAGGAGGAGTTCACGGCGGCCAAGCAGGCCGTACTCCGCCGCTTCTGA
- a CDS encoding beta-N-acetylhexosaminidase produces MIGASAGACASPSAPAAVDPAAARAGQGPGKEEAAVDPLSRVVPAPATVRTGGEPYVIGSRDRIGVPAGDPAARRVGDYLAELLRPATGFELPVTTRSGDAGVRLRIAQVRGVGPEGYRLETGGGAVTISAPEPAGLFHGVQTLRQLLPAAVERRTPQPGPWLVPGVTITDSPRYAYRGAMLDVARHFFTVQQVKRYIDQLALYKINKLHLHLSDDQGWRIAVDSWPRLASYGGSTQVGGGPGGFYTKDDYREIVRYAASRHLTVVPEIDMPGHTNAALASYAELNCDGVAPPLYTGTEVGFSSLCVPKEVTYRFVRDVLRELAELTPGPYLHIGGDEAHSTSHADYVTFMDRVQPLVAERGKTVVGWHQLTGARPAPGAVAQYWGLDGKEKEVADAARAGTKIILSPANRAYLDMKYTKDTPLGLDWAGYVEVRQSYDWDPGRYLQDVPPSAVLGVEAPLWSETISTSDHIEYLAFPRLPGIAELGWSPPSRHDWSSYRVRLAAQGPRWDAMGVDFYRSPQVPWPSE; encoded by the coding sequence GTGATCGGGGCGTCGGCCGGCGCCTGCGCCTCCCCGAGCGCCCCGGCCGCCGTGGACCCGGCCGCCGCACGGGCCGGTCAGGGTCCGGGGAAGGAGGAGGCCGCCGTGGACCCGCTGAGCAGGGTGGTGCCCGCCCCCGCCACGGTGCGGACCGGCGGCGAGCCGTACGTCATCGGCTCGCGCGACCGGATCGGGGTGCCGGCCGGCGACCCGGCCGCCCGGCGGGTCGGCGACTACCTCGCCGAGCTGCTGCGCCCGGCCACCGGCTTCGAGCTGCCGGTCACCACGCGGAGCGGGGACGCCGGCGTACGGCTGCGCATCGCCCAGGTGCGCGGGGTGGGCCCCGAGGGCTACCGGCTGGAGACCGGCGGCGGCGCGGTCACCATCAGCGCGCCCGAACCCGCAGGGCTCTTCCACGGGGTGCAGACGCTGCGGCAGCTGCTGCCCGCGGCCGTGGAGCGGCGCACGCCGCAGCCCGGCCCCTGGCTCGTGCCCGGCGTGACGATCACGGACAGCCCCCGCTACGCCTATCGCGGGGCCATGCTGGACGTGGCCCGGCACTTCTTCACCGTCCAGCAGGTCAAGCGCTACATCGACCAGCTCGCCCTCTACAAGATCAACAAGCTGCATCTGCACCTCTCCGACGACCAGGGTTGGCGGATCGCCGTCGACTCCTGGCCTCGGTTGGCGAGCTACGGCGGATCCACCCAGGTCGGCGGCGGGCCCGGCGGCTTCTACACGAAGGACGACTACCGCGAGATCGTCCGGTACGCGGCGAGCCGCCACCTCACCGTCGTGCCCGAGATCGACATGCCCGGGCACACCAACGCCGCCCTGGCCTCGTATGCCGAGCTCAACTGCGACGGCGTCGCGCCGCCCCTCTATACCGGCACCGAGGTCGGCTTCAGCTCGCTGTGTGTACCCAAGGAGGTCACCTACCGCTTCGTGCGGGACGTGCTGCGCGAGCTCGCCGAGCTGACCCCGGGCCCCTATCTGCACATCGGCGGCGACGAGGCGCACTCCACCAGCCACGCGGACTATGTGACCTTCATGGACCGGGTGCAGCCGCTGGTGGCCGAGCGGGGCAAGACGGTGGTCGGCTGGCACCAGCTGACCGGCGCCCGCCCGGCCCCGGGCGCCGTGGCCCAGTACTGGGGCCTGGACGGAAAGGAGAAGGAGGTCGCGGACGCGGCCCGCGCCGGGACGAAGATCATTCTGTCCCCGGCCAACCGCGCCTACCTCGACATGAAGTACACCAAGGACACCCCGCTCGGACTGGACTGGGCCGGATACGTCGAGGTGCGCCAGTCCTACGACTGGGATCCCGGGCGCTACCTCCAGGACGTCCCGCCCTCCGCCGTGCTCGGCGTCGAGGCGCCCCTGTGGTCGGAGACCATCTCCACCAGCGACCACATCGAGTACCTCGCCTTCCCCCGGCTGCCGGGCATCGCCGAGCTGGGCTGGTCCCCGCCCTCCCGGCACGACTGGTCCTCCTACCGGGTCCGGCTGGCGGCCCAGGGGCCGCGCTGGGACGCGATGGGCGTCGATTTCTACCGGTCGCCGCAGGTTCCGTGGCCCTCTGAGTGA
- a CDS encoding acyl-CoA dehydrogenase family protein — protein MSLDHRLSAEHEELRRTVEEFARDVVAPKIGDLYERHEFPYEIVREMGRMGLFGLPFPEEYGGMGGDYLALGIALEELARVDSSVAITLEAAVSLGAMPIFRFGTEEQKREWLPRMCSGEVLGAFGLTEPDCGSDAGGTRTTAVRDGDEWVINGTKCFITNSGTDITGLVTVTAVTGRKDDGSPLISTIIVPSGTPGFTVAAPYSKVGWNASDTRELSFADCRVPVANLLGEEGRGYAQFLRILDEGRVAIAALATGLAQGCVDESVAYAKERHAFGRPIGANQAIQFKLADMEMRAHTARLAWRDAASRLVNGEPFKKEAALAKLHSSTVAVDNAREATQIHGGYGFMNEYPVARMWRDSKILEIGEGTSEVQRMLIARELGLTS, from the coding sequence ATGTCGCTCGACCACCGGCTCTCCGCCGAACACGAGGAGCTCCGCCGCACCGTGGAGGAGTTCGCGCGCGACGTCGTCGCCCCCAAGATCGGCGATCTCTACGAACGGCATGAGTTCCCCTACGAGATCGTCCGCGAGATGGGCCGCATGGGCCTGTTCGGCCTGCCGTTCCCCGAGGAGTACGGCGGCATGGGCGGCGACTACCTCGCCCTGGGCATCGCCCTGGAGGAGCTGGCGCGGGTCGACTCCTCGGTGGCCATCACCCTGGAGGCCGCCGTCTCGCTCGGCGCGATGCCGATCTTCCGCTTCGGCACCGAGGAGCAGAAGCGGGAGTGGCTGCCCCGGATGTGCTCCGGCGAGGTCCTCGGCGCCTTCGGGCTGACCGAGCCCGACTGCGGCTCGGACGCCGGCGGCACCCGCACCACGGCGGTGCGCGACGGCGACGAATGGGTGATCAACGGCACCAAGTGCTTCATCACCAACTCCGGCACCGACATCACCGGCCTGGTCACCGTCACCGCGGTCACCGGCCGCAAGGACGACGGCTCGCCGCTGATCTCGACCATCATCGTCCCCTCGGGCACCCCCGGCTTCACCGTGGCCGCCCCCTACTCCAAGGTCGGTTGGAACGCCTCGGACACCCGCGAGCTCTCCTTCGCCGACTGCCGGGTGCCGGTCGCCAATCTGCTCGGCGAGGAGGGCCGCGGGTACGCCCAGTTCCTGCGCATCCTCGACGAGGGCCGGGTGGCCATCGCCGCGCTCGCCACCGGCCTCGCCCAGGGCTGCGTCGACGAGTCGGTGGCCTACGCCAAGGAGCGCCACGCCTTCGGCCGCCCCATCGGAGCCAACCAGGCCATCCAGTTCAAGCTCGCCGACATGGAGATGCGCGCCCACACGGCCCGTCTCGCCTGGCGCGACGCCGCCTCCCGTCTGGTCAACGGCGAGCCCTTCAAGAAGGAGGCGGCCCTCGCCAAGCTCCACTCCTCCACGGTCGCCGTCGACAACGCACGTGAGGCCACGCAGATCCACGGCGGCTACGGCTTCATGAACGAGTACCCGGTGGCCCGGATGTGGCGTGACTCCAAGATCCTCGAGATCGGCGAGGGCACCAGCGAGGTCCAGCGCATGCTCATCGCCCGCGAACTGGGGCTGACCAGCTGA
- a CDS encoding hydroxymethylglutaryl-CoA lyase, which yields MALPPGLPMAVPAAELPARVRIHEVGPRDGLQNEKAIVPVEVKAEFIRRLADAGLTTVEATSFVHPEWVPQLADAARLIPLLDGVDAELPVLVPNQRGLDRAVELGVRRIAVFGSATETFARRNLNRTVDESLAMFQPVVARAREATMHVRGYLSMCFGDPWEGPVPVPQVVSVAARLMELGCDELSLGDTIGVATPGHVRELLARLNEVGVPTDRLAVHFHDTYGQALANTLAALEHGVTTVDASAGGLGGCPYAKSATGNLATEDLVWMLHGLGIETGVDLGRLTATSVWMAGHLGRPSPSRTVRALSQKEN from the coding sequence ATGGCCCTGCCCCCAGGACTGCCCATGGCCGTGCCCGCCGCCGAGCTGCCCGCCCGGGTGCGCATCCACGAGGTGGGTCCGCGCGACGGCCTGCAGAACGAGAAGGCGATCGTCCCGGTCGAGGTGAAGGCCGAGTTCATCCGGCGGCTCGCCGACGCCGGGCTGACCACCGTCGAGGCGACCAGCTTCGTGCACCCCGAATGGGTGCCCCAGCTGGCCGACGCCGCGCGGCTGATCCCGCTGCTGGACGGGGTGGACGCCGAGCTTCCGGTGCTGGTGCCCAACCAGCGCGGCCTGGACCGCGCGGTGGAGCTGGGTGTCCGACGGATCGCGGTCTTCGGCAGCGCCACCGAGACCTTCGCCCGGCGGAACCTCAACCGCACGGTCGACGAGTCGCTGGCGATGTTCCAGCCGGTCGTCGCCCGCGCCCGCGAGGCGACGATGCATGTGCGCGGCTATCTGTCGATGTGCTTCGGCGACCCCTGGGAGGGGCCGGTCCCCGTCCCCCAGGTGGTCTCGGTCGCGGCCCGCCTGATGGAGCTGGGGTGCGACGAGCTGAGCCTGGGCGACACCATCGGCGTGGCCACCCCCGGCCACGTCCGGGAGCTGCTCGCCCGCCTCAACGAGGTCGGCGTGCCCACCGACCGGCTCGCCGTGCACTTCCACGACACCTACGGGCAGGCCCTCGCCAACACCCTCGCCGCGCTGGAGCACGGCGTGACAACCGTCGACGCCTCCGCCGGCGGTCTCGGCGGCTGCCCCTACGCCAAGAGCGCCACCGGCAACCTCGCCACCGAGGACCTGGTGTGGATGCTCCACGGCCTCGGCATCGAGACCGGGGTCGACCTCGGCCGACTCACCGCCACAAGCGTGTGGATGGCCGGGCATCTGGGCCGACCCAGCCCGTCCCGCACCGTACGCGCACTCTCCCAGAAGGAGAACTGA
- a CDS encoding biotin carboxylase N-terminal domain-containing protein has product MKAAALESVLVANRGEIAVRVIRTLRELGIRSVAVFSDADADARHVREADTAVRIGPAPAAESYLSVERLLEAARRTGAQAVHPGYGFLAENAAFARACADAGLAFIGPPAGAIELMGDKIRAKETVRAAGVPVVPGSSGSGLTDAQLAEAAREIGMPVLLKPSAGGGGKGMRLVREEALLADEIAAARREARGSFGDDTLLVERWIDRPRHIEIQVLADGHGNVVHLGERECSLQRRHQKIIEEAPSPLLDEATRAAMGEAAAQAARSCGYTGAGTVEFIVPGNDPSAYYFMEMNTRLQVEHPVTELITGLDLVEWQVRVAAGERLPFAQGDITLTGHAVEARICAETARASGDRVDFLPSAGTVRVLRDPEGEGVRVDSGLTAGTEVGTLYDPMLAKVIAHGPDRATALRRLRAALGHTTVLGLDTNTGFLRRLLAHPAVVSGDLDTGLVDRDAATLVPHAIPDEVYATAALLRQAALERGASVGSPGEGSGGGRVDAPGAGGSGWVDPFSTATGWRLGGTPAWTLHHLRVPGHEPVTVRVRGSVRDAELLVDRPGPAHEGATPSPEAVVPPVRARLVGGTTAMDRVTMEWAGLTHTFTAAPGPEGRWLGRDGDAWHVQDHDPVEAALRGGSAAAHAGALTAPMPGTVTVVKAAVGDEVTAGQGLLVVEAMKMEHVISAPHDGVVTELDVTAGSTVAMDQVLAVVTPHDTQDTAPASEERA; this is encoded by the coding sequence ATGAAGGCGGCGGCGCTGGAGAGCGTCCTGGTGGCCAACCGGGGCGAGATCGCGGTCCGCGTGATCCGCACCCTGCGGGAGCTGGGCATCCGCTCGGTCGCCGTCTTCAGCGACGCCGACGCGGACGCCCGGCATGTGCGGGAGGCGGACACCGCCGTCCGCATCGGCCCCGCGCCCGCCGCGGAGAGCTACCTCTCCGTCGAGCGGCTGCTGGAGGCGGCGCGGCGCACCGGGGCGCAGGCCGTCCACCCGGGCTACGGCTTCCTCGCCGAGAACGCGGCCTTCGCGCGGGCCTGCGCGGATGCCGGACTCGCCTTCATCGGGCCGCCGGCCGGCGCGATCGAGCTGATGGGCGACAAGATCCGGGCCAAGGAGACCGTGCGGGCCGCCGGGGTCCCGGTGGTGCCCGGCTCCTCGGGCAGCGGGCTGACCGACGCCCAGTTGGCGGAGGCCGCCCGCGAGATCGGCATGCCGGTGCTGCTGAAGCCCTCGGCGGGCGGCGGCGGCAAGGGCATGCGGCTGGTGCGCGAGGAGGCGCTGCTCGCGGACGAGATCGCCGCCGCCCGGCGCGAGGCGCGCGGCTCCTTCGGCGACGACACCCTGCTGGTGGAGCGCTGGATCGACCGCCCGCGCCACATCGAGATCCAGGTCCTCGCCGACGGCCACGGGAACGTGGTGCACCTCGGCGAGCGCGAGTGCTCCCTCCAGCGCCGCCACCAGAAGATCATCGAGGAGGCGCCCAGCCCCCTGCTGGACGAGGCCACCCGCGCGGCGATGGGCGAGGCCGCGGCCCAGGCGGCCCGCTCCTGCGGCTACACCGGCGCGGGCACGGTGGAGTTCATCGTGCCGGGCAACGACCCGTCGGCCTACTACTTCATGGAGATGAACACCCGCCTCCAGGTCGAGCACCCGGTCACCGAGCTCATCACCGGCCTGGACCTGGTGGAGTGGCAGGTGCGCGTGGCCGCCGGCGAGCGGCTGCCCTTCGCCCAGGGAGACATCACCCTGACCGGCCACGCCGTGGAGGCGCGGATCTGCGCCGAGACCGCGAGGGCATCCGGTGACCGGGTGGACTTCCTGCCCTCCGCCGGCACCGTGCGCGTGCTGCGCGACCCCGAGGGCGAGGGCGTGCGCGTCGACTCGGGCCTGACCGCCGGCACCGAGGTCGGCACGTTGTACGACCCGATGCTGGCCAAGGTGATCGCCCACGGCCCGGACCGGGCCACCGCGCTGCGCCGGCTGCGGGCCGCCCTCGGGCACACCACCGTGCTCGGACTCGACACCAACACCGGGTTTCTGCGCCGGCTGCTCGCCCACCCGGCCGTCGTCTCCGGCGACCTCGACACCGGCCTGGTCGACCGGGACGCCGCCACCCTGGTGCCGCACGCCATCCCCGACGAGGTCTACGCGACCGCGGCCCTGCTCCGCCAGGCGGCCCTGGAGCGCGGCGCCTCCGTGGGCTCCCCCGGCGAGGGGTCGGGCGGCGGCCGCGTCGACGCGCCGGGCGCCGGCGGCTCCGGCTGGGTGGACCCGTTCTCCACGGCCACCGGCTGGCGGCTGGGCGGCACCCCCGCCTGGACCCTCCACCACCTGCGCGTCCCCGGTCATGAGCCGGTGACCGTCCGGGTGCGCGGCTCGGTCCGGGACGCGGAGCTCCTCGTCGACCGGCCGGGCCCGGCGCACGAGGGAGCCACCCCGTCCCCGGAGGCGGTCGTCCCACCCGTCCGCGCCCGCCTCGTCGGCGGCACCACCGCCATGGACCGCGTCACCATGGAGTGGGCGGGGCTCACCCACACCTTCACCGCCGCGCCCGGCCCGGAGGGACGCTGGCTGGGGCGGGACGGCGACGCCTGGCACGTCCAGGACCACGACCCCGTGGAGGCCGCGCTGCGCGGCGGCTCCGCGGCCGCCCACGCGGGCGCGCTGACCGCGCCGATGCCGGGCACGGTCACGGTGGTGAAGGCCGCCGTGGGCGACGAGGTCACCGCCGGTCAGGGCCTGCTGGTCGTGGAGGCGATGAAGATGGAGCACGTCATCTCCGCGCCGCACGACGGCGTCGTCACCGAGCTCGACGTGACGGCGGGCAGCACGGTCGCCATGGACCAGGTGCTGGCCGTGGTCACCCCGCACGACACCCAGGACACCGCCCCGGCGAGCGAGGAGCGTGCGTGA
- a CDS encoding carboxyl transferase domain-containing protein, with protein sequence MEQAPVLRSGADPASDAWRANEAAHRELVDRLREKLAAAGLGGGEKARARHTARGKLLPRDRVDALLDPGSPFLELAPLAADGMYGGAAPAAGVIAGIGRVSGREAVIVANDATVKGGTYYPMTVKKHLRAQEIALENRLPCLYLVDSGGAFLPMQDEVFPDREHFGRIFYNQARMSGAGIPQIAAVLGSCTAGGAYVPAMSDEAVIVRDQGTIFLGGPPLVKAATGEVVTAEELGGGEVHSRVSGVTDHLAEDDAHALRIVRTIVSTLGERSPLPWTVRTVEEPKVDPAGLYGAVPTDSRTPYDVREVIARIVDGSRFAEFKAEFGTTLVTGFAHIHGHPVGIVANNGILFSESAQKGAHFIELCDQRGIPLLFLQNISGFMVGRDYEAGGIAKHGAKMVTAVACTRVPKLTVVIGGSYGAGNYSMCGRAYSPRFLWMWPNAKISVMGGEQAASVLATVKRDQLEARGEEWSAEEEDTFKAPIREQYETQGNAYYATARLWDDGVIDPMETRQVLGLALTACGNAPLPRQDDTAPGFGVFRM encoded by the coding sequence ATGGAGCAGGCACCGGTGCTCAGGAGCGGCGCCGACCCGGCGTCCGACGCCTGGCGGGCCAACGAGGCCGCGCACCGCGAGCTGGTGGACCGGCTGCGCGAGAAGCTCGCGGCGGCCGGACTCGGCGGCGGCGAGAAGGCCCGGGCGCGGCACACCGCGCGCGGCAAGCTGCTGCCGCGCGACCGGGTGGACGCGCTGCTGGACCCGGGCTCGCCCTTCCTGGAGCTCGCCCCGCTGGCGGCGGACGGGATGTACGGGGGCGCGGCCCCGGCCGCCGGCGTCATCGCGGGCATCGGCCGGGTCTCCGGCCGCGAGGCGGTCATCGTCGCCAACGACGCCACGGTCAAGGGCGGCACGTACTACCCGATGACGGTCAAGAAGCACCTCCGGGCGCAGGAGATCGCCCTGGAGAACCGGCTCCCCTGCCTCTACCTCGTCGACTCCGGCGGCGCCTTCCTCCCCATGCAGGACGAGGTGTTCCCCGACCGCGAGCACTTCGGGCGGATCTTCTACAACCAGGCCCGGATGTCGGGGGCCGGCATCCCGCAGATCGCCGCCGTCCTCGGCTCCTGCACCGCGGGCGGCGCCTACGTCCCGGCGATGAGCGACGAGGCGGTGATCGTGCGGGACCAGGGCACGATCTTCCTCGGCGGTCCGCCGCTGGTGAAGGCCGCCACCGGCGAGGTGGTCACCGCCGAGGAGCTGGGCGGCGGCGAGGTGCACTCCAGGGTCTCCGGCGTCACCGACCACCTCGCCGAGGACGACGCGCACGCGCTGCGGATCGTGCGCACCATCGTCTCCACCCTCGGCGAGCGCTCCCCGCTGCCGTGGACGGTGCGGACGGTGGAGGAGCCCAAGGTCGACCCCGCGGGGCTGTACGGGGCGGTGCCCACCGACTCGCGCACCCCCTACGACGTCCGCGAGGTCATCGCCCGGATCGTCGACGGCTCCCGCTTCGCCGAGTTCAAGGCCGAGTTCGGCACGACGCTGGTGACCGGCTTCGCCCACATCCACGGCCACCCGGTCGGCATCGTCGCCAACAACGGCATCCTGTTCTCCGAGTCCGCCCAGAAGGGCGCCCACTTCATCGAGCTGTGCGACCAGCGCGGCATCCCGCTGCTCTTCCTCCAGAACATCTCCGGCTTCATGGTCGGCCGGGACTACGAGGCGGGCGGCATCGCCAAGCACGGCGCCAAGATGGTCACCGCGGTGGCCTGCACCCGGGTCCCCAAGCTGACCGTCGTCATCGGCGGCTCCTACGGCGCGGGCAACTACTCCATGTGCGGCCGGGCCTACAGCCCCCGCTTCCTGTGGATGTGGCCCAACGCGAAGATCTCGGTGATGGGCGGCGAACAGGCCGCCTCCGTGCTCGCCACCGTCAAGCGCGACCAGTTGGAGGCGCGCGGCGAGGAGTGGAGCGCCGAGGAGGAGGACACCTTCAAGGCGCCGATCCGCGAGCAGTACGAGACCCAGGGAAACGCGTACTACGCGACGGCTCGGCTGTGGGACGACGGGGTCATCGACCCGATGGAGACGCGCCAGGTGCTGGGCCTGGCCCTCACCGCCTGCGGAAACGCGCCGCTTCCGCGGCAGGACGACACGGCGCCCGGCTTCGGCGTCTTCCGGATGTGA
- a CDS encoding TetR/AcrR family transcriptional regulator, with the protein MSTHAPAPTRREQILREAARLFAERGFHGVGVDEIGAAVGISGPGLYRHFAGKDAMLAELLVGISGRLLTGGKRRAAEATAAGDGPAAVLDSLIEGHIDFALDDRPLITLHDRELDRLRDSDRKLVRQLQRQYVELWVEVVRQVYPALAEAEARAAVHAVFGLLNSTPHLGRPGALPGRGATADLLHRLALGAFAAAAGVGPGADGSGQRY; encoded by the coding sequence ATGAGCACGCATGCCCCCGCCCCGACCCGACGCGAGCAGATCCTCAGGGAGGCGGCCCGGCTCTTCGCCGAGCGCGGTTTCCACGGCGTGGGTGTGGACGAGATAGGTGCGGCGGTGGGCATCAGCGGCCCCGGTCTCTACCGCCACTTCGCGGGCAAGGACGCGATGCTCGCCGAGCTGCTGGTCGGGATCAGCGGCCGGCTGCTGACCGGCGGCAAGCGGCGCGCCGCGGAGGCGACGGCCGCCGGCGACGGTCCGGCGGCCGTGCTGGACTCGCTGATCGAGGGGCACATCGACTTCGCGCTGGACGACCGCCCGCTGATCACGCTGCACGACCGCGAGCTGGACCGGCTGCGGGACAGTGACCGCAAGCTGGTGCGCCAGCTCCAGCGGCAGTACGTCGAGCTGTGGGTCGAGGTCGTGCGCCAGGTCTATCCGGCGCTGGCCGAGGCCGAGGCGCGCGCCGCCGTGCACGCCGTCTTCGGGCTGCTCAACTCCACACCGCACCTGGGGCGCCCCGGCGCCCTCCCCGGTCGCGGCGCCACCGCGGACCTGCTGCACCGGCTGGCGCTGGGCGCCTTCGCGGCCGCGGCGGGCGTCGGGCCCGGGGCGGACGGATCTGGACAGCGCTACTGA
- a CDS encoding acyl-CoA dehydrogenase family protein: MRRTVFNEDHEAFRETIREFIAAEVVPRYDQWREAGQVPRDFYKKLGELGVFGIEVPEEYGGAGQTSFKFHAVIAEEVARAGVTFGGSGVHTALCLPYLLAYATEEQKRRWLPPFVSGDMMTAIAMTEPGTGSDLAGMRTTAKLSADGRHYVLNGAKTFITGGVHADRVLVCARTAPPTPEDRRGGISILVVDTTSEGYAVGRKLEKLGLHTSDTAELSFTDVRVPVEDLLGEEGRAFEYLTHNLPQERLGIAFGAYAQAAAAVEFAKEYVRDRTVFGQPVASFQNTKFVLADCKAEVDAMQAVVDRALDAHDAGELTAADAASAKLFTTERAAAVIDKCLQLHGGYGYMMEYPIARLYADTRVSRIYGGTSEVMRSIIAKSMGL; this comes from the coding sequence ATGCGTCGGACGGTGTTCAACGAGGACCACGAGGCGTTCCGCGAGACCATACGTGAGTTCATCGCCGCCGAGGTCGTGCCCCGGTACGACCAGTGGCGGGAGGCCGGCCAGGTGCCCCGCGACTTCTACAAGAAGCTGGGTGAGCTGGGCGTCTTCGGCATCGAGGTGCCCGAGGAGTACGGCGGCGCAGGCCAGACCAGCTTCAAGTTCCACGCGGTGATCGCCGAGGAGGTCGCGCGGGCCGGCGTGACCTTCGGCGGCAGCGGGGTGCACACCGCGCTCTGCCTGCCGTACCTGCTCGCCTACGCCACCGAGGAGCAGAAGCGGCGCTGGCTGCCGCCGTTCGTCTCCGGCGACATGATGACGGCGATCGCCATGACCGAGCCCGGCACCGGCTCCGACCTGGCGGGCATGCGCACCACCGCCAAGCTCTCCGCGGACGGCCGCCACTACGTCCTCAACGGCGCCAAGACCTTCATCACCGGCGGCGTCCACGCCGACCGCGTCCTGGTCTGCGCCCGCACCGCCCCTCCCACCCCCGAGGACCGGCGCGGCGGCATCTCCATCCTGGTCGTCGACACCACCAGCGAGGGGTACGCCGTCGGCCGCAAGCTGGAGAAGCTGGGCCTGCACACCTCCGACACCGCCGAACTGTCCTTCACCGACGTGCGGGTGCCGGTCGAGGACCTGCTGGGCGAGGAGGGCCGGGCGTTCGAGTACCTCACCCACAACCTGCCGCAGGAGCGGCTCGGCATCGCCTTCGGCGCGTACGCCCAGGCCGCCGCGGCCGTGGAGTTCGCCAAGGAGTACGTGCGCGACCGCACCGTCTTCGGGCAGCCCGTGGCGTCCTTCCAGAACACCAAGTTCGTGCTGGCCGACTGCAAGGCCGAGGTGGACGCGATGCAGGCGGTCGTCGACCGGGCGCTGGACGCCCACGACGCCGGGGAGCTGACCGCCGCCGACGCCGCCTCGGCGAAGCTGTTCACCACCGAACGCGCCGCCGCCGTCATCGACAAGTGCCTCCAACTGCACGGCGGCTACGGCTACATGATGGAGTACCCCATCGCCCGGCTCTACGCGGACACCCGCGTCAGCCGCATCTACGGCGGAACCAGCGAGGTCATGCGCTCCATCATCGCCAAGTCCATGGGCCTGTGA